One window from the genome of Pyxidicoccus xibeiensis encodes:
- a CDS encoding protein-arginine deiminase domain-containing protein — protein sequence MNRDGVVDLEDPTDDEGEDTWTAERGAVFLANIDDDESACDFSMSPFSMSDDAMARCHDAADGKVNGDRDLADLARLRTAPWPEAPDYAVGSVTVSGAAAQKVRLFKKIGSRFYSLDGPERVALSAKDLQRGVELAIEANDIVRDPGQWDGYADVVFTITRQGSLESDFQDTVRMRVAPVVMFHHLTPARHVYVSRIPYEPETGVFRQGLARALADSGRRVELFEFSVEDLWTQDYFEPAYMAMPAAEGRQHVIQVNYRGAHVYDETDPNAPLRPAGRIVFWLRGPDMAAVQQYQPGMSRDSQTLNSFGNTEVIPPYEKDGVRYPLGRLLRGRGPDTRPDYQPDPSFTRMLEAQAVQPPVYVDTSWLDVSHVDETFSFLPAGTPRGWILLVADPALARRMLLEAAAQGHGNAKLFTGRLWQREVPAELTVSQVLASPWVMDASAQAALEIDTQLSILKEETGLTDAEIIRVPFLFHEVTGGLVAYQPAMLNLLSVSPTLVIAPDPHGPLIDETDPFKVAFETALSAYGIRVHWTDAWSPYHIGGGQVHCATNSARVIPQVKWWEGGR from the coding sequence GTGAACCGCGACGGGGTGGTGGACCTCGAGGACCCCACGGACGACGAGGGCGAGGACACGTGGACGGCCGAGCGGGGCGCCGTCTTCCTGGCCAACATCGACGACGACGAGAGCGCCTGCGACTTCTCGATGTCGCCCTTCTCCATGAGCGACGACGCGATGGCCCGGTGCCATGACGCCGCGGACGGGAAGGTGAATGGAGACAGGGACCTCGCAGACCTGGCGCGCCTGCGCACCGCCCCGTGGCCGGAAGCGCCGGACTACGCCGTGGGCTCGGTCACCGTCTCCGGAGCGGCGGCCCAGAAGGTCCGGCTCTTCAAGAAGATTGGAAGCCGCTTCTACTCGCTCGACGGCCCCGAGCGGGTCGCCCTGTCCGCGAAGGACCTCCAGCGCGGCGTGGAGCTGGCCATCGAGGCCAACGACATCGTCCGGGACCCGGGCCAGTGGGATGGCTACGCGGACGTGGTGTTCACCATCACCCGTCAGGGCTCCCTGGAGTCGGACTTCCAGGACACCGTGCGGATGCGCGTCGCGCCGGTGGTGATGTTCCACCACCTCACGCCGGCCCGCCACGTGTACGTGTCCCGCATCCCGTACGAGCCGGAGACGGGCGTGTTCCGCCAGGGCCTTGCCAGAGCGCTGGCGGACTCCGGCCGGCGCGTGGAGCTGTTCGAGTTCAGCGTGGAGGACCTCTGGACGCAGGACTACTTCGAGCCAGCGTACATGGCGATGCCCGCCGCGGAAGGCAGGCAGCACGTCATCCAGGTCAACTACCGCGGCGCCCACGTGTACGACGAGACGGACCCGAATGCGCCGCTGCGCCCCGCGGGCCGCATCGTCTTCTGGCTGCGAGGCCCGGACATGGCCGCCGTGCAGCAGTACCAGCCGGGAATGTCGCGGGACTCGCAGACGCTCAACTCCTTCGGCAACACGGAGGTCATCCCGCCCTACGAGAAGGACGGGGTGCGCTACCCGCTGGGCCGCCTGCTGCGGGGCCGGGGCCCGGACACCCGGCCGGACTACCAGCCCGACCCCAGCTTCACCCGGATGCTGGAGGCCCAGGCGGTGCAGCCGCCGGTGTACGTGGACACCTCGTGGCTCGACGTGAGCCACGTGGACGAGACGTTCAGCTTCCTGCCCGCGGGCACGCCTCGCGGGTGGATTCTCCTCGTGGCGGACCCGGCGCTCGCGCGGCGCATGCTGCTGGAGGCGGCCGCACAGGGCCATGGGAACGCGAAGCTGTTCACCGGGCGGCTGTGGCAGCGCGAGGTGCCCGCGGAGCTGACCGTGTCCCAGGTGCTCGCCAGCCCCTGGGTGATGGACGCGAGCGCGCAGGCGGCGCTGGAAATCGACACGCAGCTGTCCATCCTCAAGGAGGAGACGGGCCTCACCGATGCGGAAATCATCCGGGTGCCCTTCCTCTTCCATGAGGTGACGGGCGGACTCGTCGCGTACCAGCCCGCGATGCTGAACCTGCTGTCCGTGTCTCCCACGCTGGTCATCGCGCCAGACCCCCACGGGCCGCTCATCGACGAGACGGACCCCTTCAAGGTGGCCTTCGAGACGGCGCTCTCCGCGTACGGCATCCGCGTGCACTGGACCGATGCCTGGAGCCCGTACCACATCGGCGGTGGCCAGGTGCACTGCGCCACCAACAGCGCGCGCGTGATTCCCCAGGTGAAGTGGTGGGAGGGTGGACGATGA
- a CDS encoding response regulator transcription factor — protein sequence MTTHTLPTILVVEDDTNLRVALRDNLEHQGGYAVEEATTVREAREHLAKRSFQLILLDVMLPDGDGYSLCRALRDEGVATPVLMLTARTLEDDVVRGFEAGAQDYLGKPYRLRELLARVGALVKRSGGAPMKLVRFAGYKMDLDRRKVETPEGAGVELTRTEFDLLAFLVREKERVLRRDDILDAVWGKDVVVDPHTVDNFVSSLKKKLGWNSASRFAIQTVRGVGYRMEIEAP from the coding sequence ATGACGACCCACACCCTGCCCACCATCCTCGTCGTGGAGGACGACACCAACCTGCGCGTCGCGCTGCGCGACAACCTGGAGCACCAGGGCGGCTACGCGGTGGAGGAGGCCACCACCGTGCGCGAGGCGCGAGAGCACCTGGCGAAGCGGAGCTTCCAGCTCATCCTGCTGGACGTGATGCTGCCGGACGGGGACGGCTACTCGCTGTGCCGCGCGCTGCGCGACGAGGGCGTGGCGACGCCGGTGCTGATGCTCACCGCGCGCACCCTGGAGGACGACGTGGTGCGCGGCTTCGAGGCCGGCGCGCAGGACTACCTGGGCAAGCCCTACCGCCTGCGCGAGCTGCTGGCCCGGGTGGGCGCGCTGGTGAAGCGCTCCGGGGGCGCCCCGATGAAGCTGGTGCGCTTCGCCGGCTACAAGATGGACCTGGACCGGCGCAAGGTGGAGACGCCCGAGGGAGCCGGCGTGGAGCTGACGCGCACGGAGTTCGACCTGCTGGCCTTCCTGGTGCGAGAGAAGGAGCGGGTGCTGCGCCGGGACGACATCCTGGACGCGGTGTGGGGCAAGGACGTCGTCGTGGACCCGCACACCGTGGACAACTTCGTCTCCAGCCTGAAGAAGAAGCTCGGCTGGAACAGCGCGTCCCGCTTCGCCATCCAGACGGTGCGCGGCGTGGGCTACCGCATGGAAATCGAGGCGCCCTGA
- a CDS encoding sensor histidine kinase → MLRRLLPTLIALGLGLAGLGWGLGYLQRIFAAEREDAQASLDSRREALEQYARASLAQSLRDRLEAARPALEAAAVDPLVPATGLYLRERGEQLLPRLAQHDTGEAVPAKERYARLRAGTERADEDDAEDPWAERLALVRSVDGALARGDRRASTVALMALLQHRAQYVLASTRDVPGLLVVLESLAERGDPVPQLMHALVRDGLADGRGGRLEGLQRLLLLRRSRFTPADFAFLRERVAALSARVGVPAMDFESRASELATEPLPLPRTLPGSVLVRAGWYLEPRGGNHVRGVAVDAAMLLESLTREMRERGLLGTEGQVRLLGDAEVLPLDALPLAVETPEWARAQAALESRYRLKTGMAAVCAVLALGIAALAFLAQHRKYRFLELKSDFVATVSHELRTPLASIRLLGETLEWRLAEGTDARDYPARIVREADGLTFLVENLLSFNRIDKGRWVPRLEPVRLDELVSGLRRDLEAWSKVPVELEARVGEQTFRADAQLLRLLLSNLARNACAYNQRTPVRLRIEALPGGRVHFSDNGIGIPREKWEQAFEEFVRLPGQGRDVPGSGLGLALCRRIMRLHGGSLRVAASSPEGTTFELTFPPTVTT, encoded by the coding sequence ATGCTCCGCCGCCTGCTGCCCACCCTCATCGCGCTCGGACTCGGCCTCGCCGGGCTGGGCTGGGGCCTGGGCTACCTCCAGCGCATCTTCGCCGCCGAGCGCGAGGACGCACAGGCCTCGCTCGACTCGCGGCGCGAGGCCCTGGAGCAGTACGCCCGCGCCTCGCTGGCGCAGTCGCTGCGGGACAGGCTGGAGGCCGCGCGCCCCGCGCTGGAGGCCGCGGCGGTGGACCCGCTCGTCCCCGCCACCGGCCTCTACCTCCGCGAGAGAGGAGAGCAGCTCCTGCCCCGCCTCGCGCAGCACGACACGGGCGAGGCCGTGCCCGCGAAGGAGCGCTACGCCCGGCTGCGCGCGGGCACGGAGCGCGCGGACGAGGACGACGCGGAGGACCCGTGGGCGGAGCGGCTCGCCCTGGTGCGCTCGGTGGACGGAGCGCTGGCGCGCGGGGACCGCCGGGCCTCCACGGTGGCGCTGATGGCGCTGCTCCAGCACCGCGCGCAGTACGTGCTCGCCTCCACGCGCGACGTGCCCGGCCTCCTGGTGGTGCTGGAGTCGCTGGCCGAGCGCGGGGACCCGGTGCCGCAGCTCATGCACGCGCTGGTGCGCGACGGGCTGGCGGACGGAAGGGGAGGGCGGCTGGAGGGGCTCCAGCGACTGCTGCTCCTGCGCCGCTCGCGCTTCACCCCGGCGGACTTCGCCTTCCTGCGCGAGCGCGTGGCGGCCCTCTCCGCCCGGGTGGGCGTGCCGGCCATGGACTTCGAGTCGCGCGCAAGCGAGCTGGCCACCGAGCCGCTGCCGCTGCCCCGCACGCTCCCCGGCTCCGTGCTGGTGCGCGCCGGCTGGTACCTGGAGCCGCGCGGAGGCAACCACGTGCGAGGCGTGGCGGTGGACGCGGCCATGCTGCTGGAGTCGCTCACGCGCGAGATGCGCGAGCGCGGGCTCCTGGGCACGGAGGGCCAGGTGCGGCTGCTGGGCGACGCGGAGGTGCTGCCCCTGGACGCACTGCCCCTGGCGGTGGAGACGCCCGAGTGGGCACGGGCGCAGGCGGCCCTGGAAAGCCGCTACCGGCTGAAGACGGGCATGGCGGCGGTGTGCGCGGTGCTGGCGCTGGGCATCGCCGCGCTGGCCTTCCTCGCGCAGCACCGCAAGTACCGCTTCCTGGAGCTGAAGAGCGACTTCGTGGCCACGGTGTCGCACGAGCTGCGCACGCCGCTGGCCTCCATCCGGCTGCTGGGGGAGACGCTGGAGTGGCGGCTCGCGGAAGGCACCGACGCGCGCGACTACCCGGCGCGCATCGTCCGCGAGGCGGACGGGCTGACCTTCCTGGTGGAGAACCTCCTCTCCTTCAACCGCATCGACAAGGGCCGCTGGGTGCCAAGGCTGGAGCCCGTGCGCCTGGACGAGCTGGTGTCCGGCCTGCGCAGGGACCTGGAGGCCTGGTCCAAGGTCCCGGTGGAGCTGGAGGCGCGCGTGGGGGAGCAGACCTTCCGCGCGGACGCGCAGCTCCTGCGCCTGCTCCTGTCCAACCTGGCCCGCAACGCCTGCGCCTACAACCAGCGCACCCCGGTGCGCCTGCGCATCGAAGCGCTGCCCGGAGGCCGCGTGCACTTCTCCGACAACGGCATCGGCATCCCCCGGGAGAAGTGGGAGCAGGCCTTCGAGGAGTTCGTGCGCCTGCCCGGCCAGGGGCGCGACGTGCCCGGCAGCGGCCTGGGCCTGGCGCTGTGCCGCCGCATCATGCGCCTTCACGGGGGGAGCCTGCGCGTCGCGGCCTCCAGCCCGGAGGGCACCACCTTCGAGCTCACCTTCCCGCCCACGGTGACGACATGA
- a CDS encoding YfbK domain-containing protein yields the protein MNPAHFKALCGLLLLLSAPAVAQSGTLHGTVVTQPGARPLEGVRVTATSPALKAEQVGTTDAQGNYRLPRLPPGTYALRFEKESFLPQTRTDVLLKPDATVRINAELSSGGDITVERPVSPGTPQRIFEPLSPFVPPYRAEADGVARVLPPTIPFAGPEDDRERAPAWALPHMPVLVPDGAVQYLYRSADDVPPPEFRTRSSDGVNPTIDTEEDRFSVLFVDVKTASYALARDYLQRDVLPDERTVWAEEFINSFGYGDEGQANGPFIINIEGFPSPSRKGYHVLRVGVKAREALPDVGVQVEFGREAVARYRLVGYERASPAPEPLDDDEEEHDTPMRAGQSITAIYEVKIRGPAIAFGRLHVNYDDPGGSSRRVLMLLPSSVLKSSYARAAPATRLAYVASAFAEKLRGSFWMRTLDWARLHALWEEVGEPLRSRQDVAELGALIRKAQALDKRKDRYERQVPLTNMDLDQAPDAAD from the coding sequence ATGAACCCTGCCCACTTCAAAGCCCTCTGTGGCCTCCTGCTGCTGCTCTCCGCGCCCGCCGTGGCCCAGAGTGGCACCCTGCACGGCACGGTGGTCACCCAACCGGGCGCGCGTCCCCTCGAGGGCGTGCGTGTCACCGCCACCTCGCCTGCGCTGAAGGCGGAGCAGGTGGGGACCACGGATGCCCAGGGGAACTACCGCCTCCCGCGGCTCCCTCCGGGCACCTACGCCCTCCGGTTCGAGAAGGAGTCCTTCCTTCCCCAAACCCGCACGGACGTCCTGCTGAAGCCCGACGCCACCGTCCGAATCAACGCGGAGCTGAGCTCCGGCGGTGACATCACCGTCGAGCGCCCGGTGAGCCCCGGCACCCCGCAGCGCATCTTCGAGCCCCTGTCCCCATTCGTGCCTCCCTACCGCGCCGAGGCGGATGGCGTGGCTCGCGTCCTCCCGCCCACCATCCCCTTCGCCGGTCCGGAAGATGACCGCGAGCGCGCCCCGGCCTGGGCCTTGCCGCACATGCCCGTCCTCGTCCCGGATGGCGCGGTCCAGTACCTCTACCGCTCGGCCGACGACGTGCCTCCTCCGGAGTTCCGTACCCGGAGCAGCGACGGGGTGAATCCCACCATCGACACGGAGGAGGACCGCTTCTCCGTCCTCTTCGTGGACGTGAAGACGGCCTCCTACGCCCTGGCGCGCGACTACCTGCAGCGGGACGTGCTCCCGGACGAGCGGACGGTCTGGGCCGAGGAGTTCATCAACAGCTTCGGCTACGGCGACGAGGGCCAGGCCAACGGCCCCTTCATCATCAACATCGAGGGCTTTCCCTCGCCGAGCCGCAAGGGCTACCACGTGCTGCGAGTCGGGGTGAAGGCGCGCGAGGCCCTCCCCGACGTGGGCGTCCAGGTGGAGTTCGGCCGCGAGGCCGTGGCCCGCTACCGGTTGGTGGGCTACGAGCGCGCCTCCCCTGCGCCCGAGCCGCTCGACGATGACGAGGAGGAGCACGACACCCCGATGCGCGCGGGCCAGTCCATCACCGCCATCTACGAGGTGAAGATTCGCGGGCCCGCCATCGCCTTCGGCCGGCTTCACGTCAACTACGACGACCCGGGTGGCAGCTCGCGGCGTGTCTTGATGCTGCTGCCCTCCAGCGTGCTGAAGAGCTCCTATGCCCGCGCCGCGCCGGCCACGCGGCTGGCCTACGTGGCCTCCGCCTTCGCGGAGAAGCTGCGAGGCTCCTTCTGGATGCGCACGCTCGACTGGGCCCGGCTGCACGCGCTCTGGGAGGAGGTGGGCGAGCCGCTGCGCAGCCGCCAGGACGTGGCGGAGCTGGGCGCGCTCATCCGCAAGGCGCAGGCACTGGACAAGCGCAAGGACCGCTACGAGCGCCAGGTCCCGCTCACCAACATGGACCTGGACCAGGCCCCGGACGCCGCGGACTAG
- a CDS encoding carboxypeptidase-like regulatory domain-containing protein — translation MKTLLRGPLLCALLLSTASAAADSTATFIGTVTEDASGKPLADVVVTATAPTLEHEQTVVTDAQGNYRIPGLPQGVYTLRFEREGFELHARQDLKLRLPRTVRADMAMSAVGQPSAIAVGSPSPGINSVSVDPEFIKRIAVARPGGRARADTHCFGCGGPSIQEQTPAWMLSRMPIVVPDGTPQLVYRAPSADRCSPDFGSR, via the coding sequence ATGAAGACGTTGCTCCGCGGTCCGCTGCTCTGTGCCCTGCTCCTCTCCACGGCTTCGGCCGCAGCCGACAGCACCGCGACCTTCATCGGCACGGTGACTGAAGACGCGAGCGGCAAGCCCCTCGCCGATGTCGTGGTGACGGCGACGGCACCGACCCTTGAGCATGAGCAGACCGTGGTGACGGACGCCCAGGGGAACTACCGCATCCCCGGACTTCCGCAGGGCGTCTACACGCTGCGGTTCGAGCGGGAGGGCTTCGAGCTCCACGCCCGGCAGGACCTCAAGCTCCGGCTGCCCCGGACCGTCCGGGCCGACATGGCCATGAGTGCCGTCGGCCAGCCGTCGGCCATCGCCGTGGGCTCCCCGTCCCCTGGTATCAACAGCGTGAGTGTGGACCCGGAGTTCATCAAGCGCATCGCCGTGGCCAGGCCAGGGGGCCGCGCACGGGCTGACACACATTGCTTCGGGTGCGGCGGACCGTCCATCCAGGAGCAGACTCCCGCCTGGATGCTGTCCCGGATGCCCATCGTCGTCCCGGATGGCACGCCCCAGCTCGTCTACCGGGCCCCATCCGCCGACCGGTGCAGCCCTGACTTCGGGAGCCGATGA
- the ddpX gene encoding D-alanyl-D-alanine dipeptidase, protein MTMRTWTAVVVALGLSTGGTGLAQDAGTPAPKAKGKKGSDAGKLVQATTVVTDLVEDLRYATADNFLKKKVYPDTARCLLLPESAQRLKKAADVLRPQGYRLKVYDCYRPRAVQYEMWKIMPVPGYVADPKKGSNHNRGGAVDLTLVTLDGKAVEMPTEFDSFTEQAHHGYAGGTEASRKHREILREAMVGAGFSPNRMEWWHYDLPDAKTRPVLDVPFEAPKQ, encoded by the coding sequence ATGACGATGCGGACCTGGACGGCGGTGGTGGTGGCGCTGGGGCTCTCCACGGGCGGCACGGGGCTCGCGCAGGACGCGGGGACGCCGGCACCGAAGGCGAAGGGGAAGAAGGGCTCGGACGCGGGGAAGCTGGTGCAGGCGACCACGGTGGTGACGGACCTGGTGGAGGACCTGCGCTACGCGACGGCAGACAACTTCCTGAAGAAGAAGGTGTACCCGGATACGGCGCGGTGCCTCTTGCTGCCGGAGTCGGCGCAGCGGCTGAAGAAGGCGGCGGACGTGCTGCGGCCGCAGGGGTACCGGCTGAAGGTGTACGACTGCTACCGGCCCCGGGCGGTGCAATACGAGATGTGGAAGATCATGCCGGTGCCCGGCTACGTGGCGGACCCGAAGAAGGGCTCCAACCACAACCGGGGTGGGGCGGTGGACCTGACGCTGGTGACGCTGGACGGGAAGGCGGTGGAGATGCCCACCGAGTTCGACAGCTTCACCGAGCAGGCGCACCACGGCTACGCGGGCGGCACCGAGGCGTCGCGCAAGCACCGTGAAATCCTCCGCGAGGCCATGGTGGGCGCGGGCTTCTCGCCCAACCGCATGGAGTGGTGGCACTACGACCTGCCGGACGCGAAGACGCGGCCCGTGCTGGACGTGCCCTTCGAAGCGCCGAAGCAATGA